One window from the genome of Mycolicibacterium gadium encodes:
- a CDS encoding acetolactate synthase gives MSIDAPTSEAFSVNAGHLIARRLRASGIDTIFTLSGGHLFSIYDGCQAENIRLIDTRHEQTAAFAAEGWSKVTRVPGVAALTAGPGVTNGMSAMAAAQQNQSPLVVLGGRAPAARWGQGSLQEIDHVPFVAPLTRFAATAQSPDAVGSLIDDALRAAAGFGGQPTGVSFVDFPMDHVFGTAHDDGAPGALAGPSAPVQPDADAVDMAVRLLREAQRPVIMAGTNVWWGHAETALLRVAETLRIPVLMNGMARGIVPADHDLAFSRARSKALREADVAVVIGVPMDFRLGFGGVFGPETTLLVADRVQPDRPHPREVAAEMYGDLTTTLAALAGATRSDHEAWIAELRTTEAAGRATEAAELADDRTPLHPMRVYAELSQLLDRDAIVVIDAGDFGSYAGRVIDSYVPGAWLDSGPFGCLGSGPGYALAAKLARPDRQVVLLQGDGAFGFSGMEWDTLVRHGVHVVSIIGNNGIWALEKHPMEMLYGYSVVAELRPGTRYDEVVTALGGHGELVTTPGELRPALERAFAAGLPAVVNTLTDPAVAYPRRSNLG, from the coding sequence ATGAGCATCGACGCTCCCACATCCGAAGCCTTTTCCGTCAACGCCGGGCACCTCATCGCCCGGCGACTGCGGGCCAGCGGAATCGACACCATCTTCACGCTGTCCGGCGGACATCTGTTCTCCATCTACGACGGCTGCCAGGCCGAGAACATTCGCCTGATCGACACCCGACACGAACAGACCGCGGCGTTCGCCGCGGAAGGTTGGTCGAAGGTGACCCGCGTACCCGGCGTGGCGGCACTCACCGCCGGACCCGGTGTCACCAACGGGATGAGCGCAATGGCCGCCGCTCAGCAGAACCAATCGCCACTGGTGGTGCTCGGTGGCCGCGCACCCGCGGCGCGCTGGGGACAGGGTTCCCTGCAGGAAATCGACCACGTGCCGTTCGTGGCGCCGCTGACCCGGTTCGCGGCGACCGCGCAGTCGCCGGACGCCGTCGGCTCGCTGATCGACGACGCATTGCGCGCCGCCGCGGGATTCGGCGGCCAGCCGACGGGGGTGTCGTTTGTCGACTTCCCGATGGACCACGTGTTCGGCACCGCACATGACGACGGCGCTCCGGGCGCGCTGGCAGGTCCGTCCGCGCCGGTGCAGCCCGACGCCGATGCCGTCGACATGGCCGTCCGGCTGCTCAGGGAGGCCCAGCGGCCCGTCATCATGGCGGGCACCAACGTGTGGTGGGGCCACGCCGAGACCGCACTGCTGCGCGTGGCCGAAACCCTGCGTATCCCGGTGCTGATGAATGGCATGGCGCGCGGCATCGTGCCCGCCGATCACGACCTCGCATTTTCGCGAGCGCGGTCGAAAGCGTTGCGCGAGGCCGACGTTGCCGTCGTGATCGGAGTGCCCATGGACTTCCGGCTGGGCTTCGGCGGCGTGTTCGGACCCGAGACCACCCTGCTCGTGGCCGACCGCGTCCAACCCGACCGACCGCATCCTCGCGAGGTCGCCGCCGAAATGTACGGGGATCTGACGACCACCCTGGCCGCGCTGGCGGGCGCGACGCGATCCGATCACGAGGCCTGGATCGCCGAGCTGCGCACCACCGAAGCCGCCGGGCGGGCAACAGAGGCCGCCGAGTTGGCCGATGATCGCACGCCCCTGCACCCGATGCGGGTCTACGCGGAACTGAGCCAGCTGCTGGACCGCGACGCGATCGTCGTGATCGACGCGGGTGATTTCGGCTCCTACGCGGGCCGGGTCATCGACAGCTATGTGCCCGGCGCCTGGCTGGACAGCGGCCCCTTCGGCTGTCTGGGGTCGGGACCGGGTTATGCGCTGGCCGCGAAGCTGGCCCGACCCGACCGGCAGGTCGTGCTGCTGCAAGGCGACGGTGCGTTCGGGTTCTCGGGTATGGAGTGGGACACGTTGGTGCGGCACGGAGTTCACGTGGTGTCGATAATCGGCAACAACGGGATCTGGGCGCTGGAAAAACACCCCATGGAGATGCTGTACGGCTACTCGGTGGTGGCGGAGTTGCGGCCCGGCACCCGCTACGACGAGGTCGTCACCGCACTGGGCGGCCACGGTGAACTGGTGACGACGCCGGGCGAGCTGCGGCCGGCGCTGGAGCGGGCGTTCGCCGCCGGCCTGCCTGCGGTCGTCAACACGCTGACCGATCCGGCGGTGGCATACCCGCGCCGCTCCAATCTGGGCTGA
- a CDS encoding GNAT family N-acetyltransferase — MEVRLHDSIDEFNSMAGPLYRRDPITNTIELTLLQAGELPDGSLLLTVWDSGDLIGAAIQTPPYPLACNALPIDSAGVVAAEVARVNPELAGARGARAATAGFAAAWNALTGSEGHVSVEERLYRLRSLRPPVGVQGDPCRATDQDRGLLVDWVEGFYAETFGHPRDDEAGRRFVDAAERKGDRFTLWTVDDVPVSMAMLRAPAADVSRIGPVFTPPERRGHGYGSAVTAAAVELAHRSGTADVVLFTDLANPVSNAIYQRIGFEAVADSVRIDFRLPG, encoded by the coding sequence ATGGAAGTCCGGCTTCACGATTCCATCGACGAGTTCAACTCGATGGCGGGCCCTCTGTATCGCCGCGACCCGATCACCAACACCATTGAATTGACGCTGCTCCAGGCAGGCGAACTTCCCGACGGTTCGTTGCTGCTGACCGTGTGGGACAGCGGGGACTTGATCGGGGCGGCGATCCAGACGCCGCCGTACCCACTGGCGTGCAATGCACTTCCGATCGACAGCGCAGGCGTCGTCGCAGCGGAAGTAGCCCGAGTCAATCCAGAGTTGGCCGGCGCCAGGGGCGCACGCGCGGCGACCGCGGGTTTCGCAGCTGCCTGGAATGCGCTCACCGGGAGTGAAGGACACGTTTCGGTCGAAGAGCGGCTCTATCGGTTGCGCTCGCTTCGGCCGCCGGTCGGCGTTCAGGGCGACCCATGTAGAGCCACCGACCAAGATCGCGGATTGCTGGTCGACTGGGTTGAGGGGTTCTACGCCGAGACCTTCGGTCACCCGCGCGATGACGAGGCCGGCAGGCGGTTCGTCGACGCCGCGGAGCGCAAGGGGGACCGCTTCACGCTGTGGACCGTCGATGACGTTCCGGTGAGCATGGCGATGCTCCGCGCGCCGGCGGCGGACGTGTCGCGGATCGGCCCCGTGTTCACGCCGCCCGAGCGCCGCGGCCACGGCTACGGATCGGCCGTCACCGCTGCGGCCGTCGAACTGGCACATCGCAGCGGCACGGCCGACGTCGTGCTGTTCACCGATCTCGCCAACCCTGTTTCCAACGCCATCTATCAGCGGATCGGGTTCGAAGCGGTCGCTGACTCCGTACGCATCGACTTCCGGCTCCCGGGCTGA
- the secA2 gene encoding accessory Sec system translocase SecA2 gives MAKTKTRTSGRVSSRFWRMLGASTDRDQASSMAQVSESAEFDAKAADLDDEQLLKAAKLLNLDDLADSADIPQFLAIAREASVRTTSLRPFDVQLQAALRMLAGDVVEMATGEGKTLSGAIAAAGYAIGGRHVHVITINDYLARRDAEWMGPLIEALGLTVGWVTADSTADERRKAYKCDVTYGSVNEIGFDVLRDQLVTDVDDLVSPNPDVAVIDEADSVLVDEALVPLVLAGTTHRETPKVELIRMVGELTEGKDYETDSDSRNVHLTESGAQKLEAKLGGINLYSEEHVGSTLTEVNVALHAHVLLQRDVHYIVRDNAVHLINSSRGRIAQLQRWPDGLQAAVEAKEGIETTETGEVLDTITVQALIDRYPTVCGMTGTALAAGEQLRQFYKLGVSPIPPNTPNIREDEEDRVYVTAAAKAAAIVEHIVEVHQTRQPVLVGTRDVAESEDLHERLVKAGVPAVVLNAKNDAEEAAVIAEAGALGSVTVSTQMAGRGTDIRLGGSDEADHDDVAELGGLHVIGTGRHNTERLDNQLRGRAGRQGDPGSSVFFSSWEDDVVAAHLDANKLPMQTDEDGRIVSPKAASYLDSAQRIAEGRMLDVHANTWRYNQLIAQQRAILVERRDTLLRTPTARDELQELSPDRYDELVEQVGEEKLEKICRLIMLYHLDRGWADHLAFLADIRESIHLRALGRQNPLDEFHRMAVDAFASLAADAIEAAQQTFDTAASIEDEPGVDLSKLARPTSTWTYMVHDNPLADDTLSALSLPGVFR, from the coding sequence GTGGCGAAGACCAAAACCCGCACCTCAGGTCGTGTCAGCAGTCGGTTCTGGCGGATGCTCGGCGCGAGCACCGACAGGGATCAGGCCTCGTCGATGGCCCAGGTGAGCGAATCGGCAGAATTCGACGCGAAGGCCGCTGACCTCGACGACGAGCAACTGCTCAAAGCCGCCAAACTGCTGAATCTCGACGACCTCGCCGATTCCGCGGACATCCCGCAATTCCTGGCGATCGCGCGCGAGGCATCCGTCCGGACCACCTCACTGCGGCCATTCGACGTGCAGCTGCAGGCCGCACTGCGGATGCTCGCGGGCGATGTCGTCGAGATGGCCACCGGTGAAGGCAAAACCCTCTCGGGTGCCATAGCCGCAGCGGGGTATGCGATCGGCGGCCGGCACGTGCACGTCATCACGATCAACGACTACCTGGCTCGCCGCGACGCCGAGTGGATGGGCCCGCTGATCGAAGCGCTGGGCCTGACCGTCGGCTGGGTCACCGCCGACTCGACGGCCGACGAGCGGCGCAAGGCCTACAAATGCGACGTCACCTACGGCTCGGTCAACGAGATCGGGTTCGACGTCCTGCGGGACCAGCTGGTCACCGACGTCGACGATCTGGTGTCGCCGAACCCCGATGTCGCGGTGATCGACGAGGCAGACTCGGTGCTCGTCGACGAAGCGTTGGTGCCGTTGGTATTGGCGGGCACCACGCACCGCGAGACGCCCAAAGTCGAACTGATCCGGATGGTCGGCGAACTGACCGAGGGCAAGGACTACGAGACCGACTCCGACAGCCGCAACGTGCACCTCACCGAGAGCGGTGCGCAGAAGCTCGAAGCCAAGCTCGGCGGTATCAACCTGTACTCCGAGGAACACGTCGGCTCCACCCTCACCGAGGTCAACGTCGCGCTGCACGCCCACGTGCTGTTGCAACGCGACGTGCACTACATCGTTCGTGACAATGCCGTACACCTCATCAACTCCTCGCGTGGCCGCATCGCCCAGCTGCAGCGCTGGCCTGACGGACTGCAGGCCGCGGTGGAGGCCAAGGAGGGCATCGAGACCACCGAGACCGGCGAGGTGCTCGACACGATCACAGTGCAGGCCCTCATCGACCGGTACCCGACGGTGTGCGGCATGACCGGAACCGCCTTGGCGGCCGGCGAGCAGCTACGCCAGTTCTACAAACTCGGTGTGTCGCCGATTCCGCCGAATACTCCCAACATTCGCGAGGACGAAGAGGATCGCGTCTACGTCACTGCCGCGGCCAAGGCCGCCGCGATCGTCGAGCACATCGTCGAGGTGCACCAGACCCGCCAGCCGGTGCTGGTCGGTACTCGCGACGTCGCCGAGTCCGAGGACCTGCACGAGCGACTGGTCAAGGCAGGGGTGCCCGCCGTCGTGCTCAACGCGAAGAACGACGCCGAGGAGGCCGCGGTCATCGCCGAGGCCGGCGCGCTCGGATCGGTCACGGTGTCCACCCAGATGGCCGGTCGCGGAACTGACATCCGGCTCGGCGGGTCCGACGAAGCCGACCATGACGACGTTGCCGAGCTGGGCGGGCTGCACGTCATCGGCACCGGGCGGCACAACACTGAGCGGCTGGACAATCAGCTGCGCGGACGCGCCGGACGTCAGGGCGACCCCGGATCGTCGGTGTTCTTCTCCAGCTGGGAAGACGACGTGGTGGCGGCGCACCTCGATGCGAACAAACTGCCGATGCAGACCGACGAAGACGGCCGCATCGTCAGCCCCAAGGCGGCCAGCTACCTGGACAGCGCGCAGCGCATCGCCGAGGGCCGCATGCTCGACGTGCACGCCAACACGTGGCGCTACAACCAGCTGATCGCTCAGCAGCGCGCCATCCTGGTGGAGCGCCGCGACACCTTGTTGCGCACGCCGACCGCGCGCGACGAGCTGCAAGAGCTGTCGCCGGACCGCTACGACGAGCTGGTGGAGCAGGTCGGCGAGGAGAAACTCGAGAAGATCTGCCGCCTGATCATGCTCTACCACCTCGACCGCGGCTGGGCCGATCACCTGGCGTTCCTCGCTGACATCCGGGAGAGCATCCATCTGCGGGCTCTCGGCAGGCAGAACCCGCTCGACGAATTCCACCGGATGGCCGTCGACGCGTTCGCCTCGCTGGCCGCCGACGCGATCGAGGCCGCACAGCAGACCTTCGACACGGCGGCCTCGATCGAGGACGAACCGGGCGTCGACCTGTCCAAGCTGGCCCGGCCGACCTCGACGTGGACATACATGGTGCACGACAACCCGCTGGCCGACGACACCTTGTCGGCGCTGAGTTTGCCGGGGGTATTCCGCTAG
- a CDS encoding CDP-alcohol phosphatidyltransferase family protein: protein MQEPRDRVLTVPNVLSALRLVLVPVFLWLLLVVHENAWAVAVLMFSGFSDWADGKIARLVDNQSSRLGELLDPAVDRIYMVAIPIALAIHGSVPWWIVLTLLGRDVVLAATLPLLRTRGLTALPVTYIGKAATFALMSGLPLILLGQWDALWSRVILACGWAFLIWGLLMYLWSGVLYLIQVSMVMRQMPKVGR, encoded by the coding sequence ATGCAGGAGCCGCGCGACCGGGTACTGACGGTGCCCAACGTGCTCAGCGCGCTACGTCTGGTGCTGGTGCCGGTGTTCCTCTGGCTGCTGCTGGTGGTGCACGAAAACGCATGGGCCGTGGCCGTGCTCATGTTCAGCGGGTTCTCGGACTGGGCCGACGGCAAGATCGCGCGTCTGGTCGATAATCAGTCGTCGCGGCTCGGTGAGCTGCTGGACCCGGCAGTGGACCGCATCTACATGGTCGCCATCCCGATCGCGTTGGCCATTCACGGATCGGTGCCGTGGTGGATCGTGCTGACCCTGCTGGGTCGCGACGTCGTGCTGGCCGCGACACTGCCACTGTTGCGCACTCGGGGGCTGACCGCGCTGCCGGTCACCTACATCGGGAAGGCGGCGACGTTCGCGCTGATGTCGGGGCTTCCGCTCATTCTGCTCGGGCAGTGGGATGCGTTGTGGAGCCGGGTGATTCTCGCGTGCGGCTGGGCGTTCCTGATCTGGGGTCTGTTGATGTACCTGTGGTCGGGCGTGCTGTACCTGATCCAGGTTTCGATGGTGATGCGTCAAATGCCCAAAGTGGGGCGTTGA
- a CDS encoding DUF881 domain-containing protein, translating into MSQLGGYDPEAGRSAHVANRPTLIPVPSLLRSLLSDHLDPGYQAAAEAKEQGQQRKRWQSWAWQITGAVLIALVFVAAVGQARSTAPGVRETQHVLSGSVRSAEAAVADASSRRDALAAEVDTEQRQRLEGDARGQQLLGQLDESNLAAAATAVIGPGLEITVTDPGMSLDLSDVSKERVPGSQQVILDRDLQQVVNSLWLSGAEAVSVGGVRIGPNVTIRQAGGSILVDNQPISSPYVILAVGPPHAMQDIFDRSAGLHRLRLLETSYGVGVQVSTSEALTLPASPIREVNFAKEIGQ; encoded by the coding sequence ATGAGTCAGCTCGGCGGCTACGACCCGGAAGCCGGACGAAGCGCCCACGTGGCGAATCGGCCGACATTGATTCCGGTGCCGTCGTTGCTGCGCTCCCTGTTGTCGGACCACCTGGATCCCGGCTACCAGGCGGCCGCTGAGGCGAAAGAACAGGGGCAGCAGCGCAAGCGGTGGCAGTCGTGGGCGTGGCAGATCACGGGCGCGGTGTTGATTGCGCTGGTGTTCGTCGCCGCGGTCGGCCAGGCCCGGTCCACCGCACCCGGCGTGCGGGAGACCCAGCACGTGCTGTCCGGCAGCGTGCGTTCCGCCGAGGCGGCGGTGGCCGACGCGTCGAGCCGACGCGATGCCCTGGCCGCCGAGGTGGACACCGAACAGCGCCAACGCCTCGAGGGTGACGCGCGCGGTCAACAACTGCTCGGCCAACTCGACGAGTCGAACCTCGCCGCCGCGGCCACCGCCGTGATCGGGCCCGGACTCGAGATCACCGTCACCGATCCGGGAATGTCGCTGGACCTGTCCGACGTGTCGAAGGAGCGGGTGCCCGGCAGTCAACAGGTGATCCTCGACCGCGACCTGCAGCAGGTGGTCAACTCGCTATGGCTCAGCGGCGCGGAGGCGGTCTCGGTCGGCGGTGTGCGCATCGGGCCGAACGTGACGATCCGTCAGGCGGGCGGCAGCATCCTCGTCGACAATCAACCGATCAGCAGCCCATACGTCATTCTCGCCGTCGGACCGCCCCACGCGATGCAGGACATCTTCGATCGCAGTGCCGGACTGCACCGGCTTCGGCTGTTGGAAACGTCGTACGGTGTCGGAGTCCAGGTGAGCACCTCAGAGGCGCTCACCCTGCCGGCGAGTCCGATTCGGGAAGTCAACTTCGCCAAGGAGATTGGGCAGTGA
- a CDS encoding small basic family protein: MIGIAALVIGIVLGLVFHPDVPEFVQPYLPIAVVAALDAVFGGLRAYLERIFDSKVFVVSFVFNVLVAALIVYVGDQLGVGTQLSTAIIVVLGIRIFGNAAALRRRLFGA, encoded by the coding sequence GTGATCGGGATTGCCGCACTCGTCATCGGCATCGTCCTCGGGTTGGTGTTCCACCCGGACGTGCCCGAATTCGTCCAGCCGTACCTGCCGATCGCCGTCGTCGCTGCACTCGACGCCGTGTTCGGCGGTCTGCGCGCCTATCTGGAACGCATCTTCGACTCGAAGGTGTTCGTGGTGTCCTTCGTGTTCAACGTTTTGGTCGCCGCGCTGATCGTCTACGTCGGAGACCAACTGGGGGTCGGTACCCAGTTGTCCACCGCCATCATCGTGGTGCTCGGCATCCGAATCTTCGGCAACGCGGCCGCGCTGCGGCGCAGACTGTTCGGTGCGTGA
- a CDS encoding DUF881 domain-containing protein translates to MRDPLTDDTPAHSAEPDQHGRHELPPDAPSPEIGELHRGGVVGVAARGRSQIVFGALAVVLCVLLGLAIITQVRQTESGDSLETARPADLLVLLDSLQQREAALNTEVTDLQRTLTQLQASGSSDQAAIENAQARLAALSILIGTVPATGPGVTLTITDATPGVPAETMLDVINELRNAGAEAMEIRGGGSAVRVGLDTWVVGSPGALVADSVTLNPPYSVLAIGDPPTLAAAMNIPGGAKDSVERVGGAMDVQQSDRVDITALRQPKPRQYAQPVK, encoded by the coding sequence GTGCGTGACCCCTTGACCGACGACACCCCTGCGCACTCGGCCGAGCCCGATCAGCACGGCCGCCACGAACTGCCGCCGGATGCGCCGTCGCCCGAGATCGGCGAGCTGCATCGCGGTGGGGTGGTCGGCGTCGCGGCGCGGGGTCGGTCGCAGATCGTGTTCGGTGCGCTCGCTGTGGTGCTGTGCGTGCTGCTCGGGCTGGCGATCATCACCCAGGTGCGGCAGACCGAATCGGGTGACTCGCTGGAGACCGCCCGCCCCGCCGACCTGCTGGTGCTCCTGGACTCCCTGCAGCAACGCGAGGCGGCGCTGAACACCGAAGTGACCGACCTGCAGCGCACCCTGACGCAACTGCAGGCCTCCGGCAGCAGCGATCAAGCGGCGATCGAGAACGCGCAGGCCCGGCTGGCCGCCCTGTCGATCCTGATCGGCACGGTGCCCGCGACCGGCCCGGGCGTGACGCTGACCATCACCGACGCCACCCCGGGAGTGCCGGCCGAAACGATGCTCGATGTGATCAACGAGCTGCGCAACGCCGGGGCCGAAGCGATGGAGATCCGCGGGGGAGGATCGGCGGTGCGCGTCGGCCTGGACACCTGGGTCGTCGGGAGCCCCGGCGCGCTGGTCGCCGACAGTGTGACGCTCAACCCGCCGTATTCAGTTCTGGCGATTGGTGATCCGCCAACACTGGCTGCGGCGATGAACATTCCCGGCGGCGCAAAGGACAGCGTCGAGCGGGTCGGCGGCGCGATGGACGTGCAGCAGTCCGACCGAGTGGACATCACCGCCTTGCGGCAACCGAAACCTCGCCAATACGCTCAGCCAGTCAAGTGA
- the gcvH gene encoding glycine cleavage system protein GcvH, translated as MSEIPADLHYTEEHEWVQRTGDDTVRVGITDYAQSALGDVVFVQLPDVGADVIAGESFGEVESTKSVSDLYAPLSAKVLAVNGDLEGNPQLVNSDPYGAGWLLDLQVDSGALADGLGKLLDADGYRATVSE; from the coding sequence GTGAGCGAAATCCCAGCCGACCTGCACTACACCGAGGAACACGAGTGGGTGCAGCGCACCGGTGACGACACCGTCAGGGTCGGAATCACCGACTACGCGCAGTCCGCGTTGGGCGACGTCGTTTTCGTCCAGCTGCCGGACGTCGGCGCCGACGTGATCGCGGGCGAGTCGTTCGGCGAGGTGGAGTCCACGAAGTCGGTGTCGGATCTGTACGCGCCGCTCAGCGCGAAAGTGCTTGCGGTGAATGGTGATCTGGAGGGCAATCCCCAGCTCGTCAACTCCGACCCCTATGGCGCAGGTTGGCTGCTGGACCTGCAGGTCGACTCCGGTGCGCTGGCCGACGGCCTCGGCAAGCTTCTGGACGCCGACGGCTACCGCGCCACAGTGAGCGAATGA
- the garA gene encoding glycogen accumulation regulator GarA — translation MTDKDPNSGADQTSDDVTVETTSVFRADFLNELDAPAAAGAEGAVTGVEGLPVGSALLVVKRGPNAGSRFLLDQPTTSAGRHPDSDIFLDDVTVSRRHAEFRLESNEFQVVDVGSLNGTYVNREPVDSAVLANGDEVQIGKFRLVFLTGPKGDDDGGAG, via the coding sequence GTGACGGACAAGGACCCGAATTCCGGGGCAGACCAGACGTCTGACGATGTCACCGTGGAAACGACATCAGTCTTCCGCGCGGACTTTCTCAACGAGTTGGACGCCCCGGCAGCGGCGGGCGCCGAAGGCGCGGTCACGGGGGTCGAGGGCCTGCCCGTCGGTTCTGCCCTGCTGGTCGTCAAGCGCGGGCCCAACGCCGGTTCACGATTTCTGCTGGACCAGCCCACCACGTCGGCGGGTCGACATCCCGATAGCGACATTTTCCTCGATGATGTGACGGTGAGCCGTCGTCACGCCGAGTTCAGGCTCGAAAGCAACGAGTTCCAGGTCGTCGACGTCGGCAGTCTCAACGGCACCTACGTCAACCGGGAGCCCGTGGATTCCGCCGTGCTCGCCAACGGTGACGAGGTGCAGATCGGCAAGTTCCGCCTGGTGTTCCTGACCGGGCCCAAGGGTGACGACGACGGTGGCGCCGGCTAA
- the ftsR gene encoding transcriptional regulator FtsR produces the protein MSQPDTPALTGMSIGAVLDLLRPDFPDVTISKIRFLEAEGLVTPERTASGYRRFTAYDCARLRFVLTAQRDQYLPLKVIKAQLDAHPDGELPHAGSAYAVPRLVPVSGDDPDSSAGVSGVAPTQVRLSREDLLNRSGVDDELLTALVKAGVITPGRAGFFDEHSVTIAQCARALAEYGVEARHLRAFRSAADRQSDLIAQIAGPVVKAGKAGARDRADDLAREVAALAITLHTSLIKSAVRDVLDR, from the coding sequence ATGAGTCAGCCCGACACCCCCGCTCTGACTGGGATGTCGATCGGAGCGGTCCTCGATCTGCTGCGACCGGACTTCCCGGACGTGACCATCTCCAAGATCAGGTTCTTGGAGGCCGAAGGACTGGTCACGCCGGAGCGCACGGCATCGGGCTACCGGCGGTTCACCGCCTACGACTGCGCCCGTCTGCGGTTCGTCCTGACCGCCCAGCGCGACCAGTACCTGCCCTTGAAAGTCATCAAGGCGCAGCTGGACGCCCACCCCGACGGCGAGTTGCCGCACGCCGGATCCGCTTACGCGGTACCGCGTTTGGTGCCGGTATCGGGCGACGATCCAGACTCCAGCGCCGGAGTATCAGGCGTCGCGCCGACGCAGGTACGGCTGTCACGCGAAGATTTGCTGAACCGCTCTGGCGTCGATGACGAACTCCTCACCGCACTGGTCAAGGCGGGCGTGATCACTCCCGGCCGGGCCGGCTTCTTCGACGAGCACTCCGTGACGATCGCCCAGTGCGCCCGCGCGCTGGCGGAGTACGGCGTCGAAGCGCGCCACCTGCGCGCGTTCCGATCGGCGGCCGACCGTCAGTCCGACCTGATCGCACAGATCGCGGGGCCGGTGGTCAAGGCGGGTAAGGCAGGTGCCAGGGACCGCGCCGACGATCTGGCGCGTGAAGTGGCGGCGCTCGCCATCACGCTGCACACGTCATTGATCAAGTCGGCGGTGCGCGACGTTCTTGATCGCTGA
- a CDS encoding bifunctional nuclease family protein has translation MGEVRVVGIRVEQPQNQPVLLLRESNGDRYLPIWIGQSEAAAIALEQQGVEPARPLTHDLIRDVIGALGHSLKEVRIVDLQEGTFYADLIFDRDIKVSARPSDSVAIALRVGVPIYVEEAVLAEAGLLIPDENDDEATGAVREDEVEKFKEFLDSVSPDDFKAT, from the coding sequence ATGGGTGAGGTTCGTGTGGTCGGCATTCGCGTGGAGCAGCCCCAGAATCAGCCAGTGCTGCTGCTGCGCGAGTCCAACGGCGACCGCTACTTGCCGATTTGGATAGGTCAGTCGGAGGCCGCGGCCATCGCACTCGAGCAGCAGGGCGTCGAACCGGCGCGACCGCTGACCCATGACTTGATCAGAGATGTCATTGGGGCCCTTGGCCATTCGCTCAAGGAAGTGCGCATCGTCGACCTGCAAGAGGGCACCTTCTACGCAGACCTGATCTTCGATCGGGACATCAAGGTGTCGGCGCGGCCGTCGGATTCCGTGGCGATCGCACTGCGGGTCGGGGTGCCGATCTACGTCGAAGAGGCGGTGCTCGCCGAGGCCGGCCTGCTGATTCCCGATGAGAACGACGACGAAGCCACCGGTGCGGTGCGTGAGGACGAGGTCGAGAAGTTCAAGGAGTTTCTCGACAGCGTGTCGCCCGACGACTTCAAGGCCACCTAG
- a CDS encoding MerR family transcriptional regulator, whose amino-acid sequence MGDTPRQEEFDLSSTSGPAESGITVTSAPVQGGLFPDDSVPDELVGYRGPSACQIAGITYRQLDYWARTSLVVPSIRSAAGSGSQRLYSFKDILVLKIVKRLLDTGISLHNIRVAVDHLRQRGVRDLANITLFSDGTTVYECTSAEEVVDLLQGGQGVFGIAVSGAMRELTGAIADFPGERADGGESIAAPEDELASRRKHRDRKIG is encoded by the coding sequence GTGGGAGACACGCCACGTCAAGAGGAGTTCGATCTGTCCTCGACCAGCGGTCCCGCCGAATCGGGAATCACCGTTACCAGCGCACCCGTCCAGGGGGGTCTTTTCCCCGATGACTCGGTTCCCGACGAGCTCGTCGGATACCGCGGTCCCAGCGCATGTCAGATTGCCGGCATCACGTACCGGCAGCTGGACTACTGGGCCAGGACGTCGCTGGTGGTGCCGTCCATCCGCAGCGCTGCCGGTTCGGGTAGCCAACGGCTCTATTCGTTCAAAGACATCTTGGTCCTCAAGATCGTCAAGCGGCTGCTGGACACCGGGATCTCGCTGCACAACATCCGGGTCGCCGTCGACCACCTGCGTCAGCGCGGTGTTCGGGATCTGGCCAACATCACGCTGTTCTCCGACGGCACCACGGTTTACGAGTGCACCTCGGCAGAAGAGGTGGTCGACTTGTTGCAGGGTGGCCAGGGCGTCTTCGGCATTGCGGTGTCCGGCGCGATGCGCGAGCTGACCGGCGCCATCGCCGACTTCCCAGGTGAGCGGGCAGACGGCGGCGAGTCCATCGCCGCACCCGAGGACGAACTGGCGTCACGGCGCAAGCACCGCGACCGCAAGATCGGCTGA